The Aneurinibacillus uraniidurans genome segment GCTGACCTCTACACTGCCAGTGTAGCGCTCTCCCAGCTGAGCTATAGCCCCATGTTTATGAAGCTAACTCTTTTTATAAATGAAGGAAAATAAAAAATTCCTTCAAAACTGAACAGTGAAATCTCGACGTGTGCAAAGTCTCCATAGAAAGGAGGTGATCCATCCGCACCTTCCGGTACGGATACCTTGTTACGACTTCACCCCAATCATCTACCCCACCTTCGGCGGCTGGCTCCTTGCGGTTACCTCACCGACTTCGGGTGTTGCAAACTCTCGTGGTGTGACGGGCGGTGTGTACAAGACCCGGGAACGTATTCACCGCGGCATGCTGATCCGCGATTACTAGCGATTCCGGCTTCATGCAGGCGAGTTGCAGCCTGCAATCCGAACTGAGAATGGTTTTCAGGGATTTGCTCACTCTCGCGAGTTGGCTGCCCGTTGTTCCATCCATTGTAGCACGTGTGTAGCCCAGGACATAAGGGGCATGATGATTTGACGTCATCCCCACCTTCCTCCGTCTTGTCGACGGCAGTCTCCCTAGAGTGCCCAACTAAATGCTGGCAACTAAGGACAAGGGTTGCGCTCGTTGCGGGACTTAACCCAACATCTCACGACACGAGCTGACGACAACCATGCACCACCTGTCACCTCTGCCCCGAAGGGAGCCTCTATCTCTAGAGATTTCAGAGGGATGTCAAGCCCTGGTAAGGTTCTTCGCGTTGCTTCGAATTAAACCACATGCTCCACCGCTTGTGCGGGTCCCCGTCAATTCCTTTGAGTTTCAGCCTTGCGGCCGTACTCCCCAGGCGGAGTGCTTATTGCGTTAGCTGCGGCACTGAGGATTGGAGTCCCCAACACCTAGCACTCATCGTTTACGGCGTGGACTACCAGGGTATCTAATCCTGTTTGCTCCCCACGCTTTCGCGCCTCAGCGTCAGTTACAGGCCAGAGAGCCGCCTTCGCCACGGGTGTTCCTCCACATCTCTACGCATTTCACCGCTACACGTGGAATTCCGCTCTCCTCTCCTGCACTCAAGTCTCCCAGTTTTAGGTGGCCCTCCACGGTTGAGCCGTGGGCTTTCACACCTAACTTAGAAAACCGCCTGCGCGCGCTTTACGCCCAATAATTCCGGACAACGCTTGCCCCCTACGTATTACCGCGGCTGCTGGCACGTAGTTAGCCGGGGCTTTCTCGTAAGGTACCGTCAGACCGGGAGGTCATCCCGGCGGTTCGTCCCTTACAACAGAACTTTACGATCCGAAAACCTTCTTCGTTCACGCGGCGTTGCTCCGTCAGACTTTCGTCCATTGCGGAAGATTCCCTACTGCTGCCTCCCGTAGGAGTCTGGGCCGTGTCTCAGTCCCAGTGTGGCCGATCACCCTCTCAGGTCGGCTACGCATCGTCGCCTTGGTAGGCCTCTACCCCACCAACTAGCTAATGCGCCGCAGGCCCATCCGACAGTGACTCATGGTCTTTCCCAGCAAGGAGATGCCTCCTTGCTGCGTATCAGGTATTAGCACCGGTTTCCCGGAGTTATCCCTGTCTGTCGGGCAGGTTGCCTACGTGTTACTCACCCGTCCGCCGCTAACATCAGGAGTGCAAGCACTCCATCTGTCCGCTCGACTTGCATGTATTAGGCACGCCGCCAGCGTTCGTCCTGAGCCAGGATCAAACTCTCCAATAAAGTTGAAAAGATGATTCGCTGAGCTCGAAAGCTAGCTTATAATTAAATCGAAATTGATTGAACTCGCACACTCGAGTTTCACTGTTCAGTTTTCAAGGAACTTCTTTAGCAATTCATCGCCCGACTGTATTTCAGTGGCGACCTTTATAATTTATCATGTCCCATAAATTAAGTCAACACTTTTTTATTTTGTTTTTAAAATGAACTAAAAAATAAAAAGTCCGTTGTAACGGACTTTTACACTGTAGCATTGTTTTTGGCTAGGGTCAACATTTGTTCACAAGAGAAACTGTTTAATAACAACTAGCGTAGCAAGACCCGGTACACCAAGGAACCCCGTTATGGTTACCGTCACAGGATTAACCGGGAGATGAAATGAGATAGACTGTCCAGCCAAATTAAACAAAAATAGCATAATACTGCCCACAACCAGATTTCCCAGCCCCCACCCGATCCATTTAATAGGTCTCCACGCAGCCTGATTCATAAGTAAAAATACACTTATCGCAATCGCTACAGCTACCCCAATTGTCCAGCCATTCAACAGCTGTCTCCCCCTTTTCCCAATTATTTATTTTTTAAGAAAATAAATAAGTACAGTAACAGAGTTATTAAGTGAATGAAATAGTATAGATGCCCAGATACTTTGATAATGATGGCGTAGCCACCCAAGTATTATGCCCATAATAAATAAAGAAGGGAAAAAAACAGGGTCTACATGGAAAATGCCAAACAATAAACTCGAACCTATAATTCCAGCTGCTGCCCCCAGCCGATTTGTAATCGCCGTTTGTAGTACACCTCGAAACATCATCTCTTCTGCGATCGGCACAAACATCCCAATCAGTGTTATTTCCAGAAGTCCCATCATCATACCGAGGCTCTTAGCTTCTGTTACGCCGCCAGAGATTTGTTCTTCACGCCATGAATACAGATCTACATGTAATCCCTGTGCAATTGGAATTGTTACCAATCTATCTAATAAAAAAAGAGAAGCCAAATAAAAGCCCACAACCGCCCCAATCATCGAAAACATTCGGGTCGGTCGAACAAACCCCAGTTCGTCCATTCTCCCAGCAAATAAAATCAGACCGCATACAAGCATAATAATCTGCATTAACAAAGACTCAATAAGTCCCCCCGGTGTATCCGCTTGAAAAAAAGACCCATCTACAAACTCGTACAAAATATACGTTGCTCCTGTAAACGCCTGATAAAGTGCAAAGTAATACAACAAGTCCGTTCCGGTTAGTTCTCGCTCCCAAAGCAAAAGTCTCCTGCGACGTACTTTTATAAGAGCCGGCACAAACACAAAAATCGGCAGCACACTTAGCCCAAGCACGCTGAAAGCCAACCATCGGCTTGCTTCACCTGTCGCCACAATCCGCCACAACCCTTGCTCTGTTACTACCAAGCGAAGCGTAGAAAAATGAAATACCTGCGCACTTATATATCCAAGCAGCAGAAGTATACTCGAAACTACAGCTACTTGTTCCCACCGTCGATTCTTCGCCACATCCTCACCTCGCCATCTTGTACAAACATATTCCGAATTCCCCTATAACAGAACAAGCTCTCCTTGATAAAAAATAAAGATGCTCAGCAATACGATGCTGGCATCTTCACTTTATCATGGAAAGAACAACCTATTACAACTCTCTTCTTCCCTCAAGTGCTTTTGAAATCGTTACCTCATCCGCGTATTCTAGATCCCCGCCTACCGGCAGACCATGCGCAATTCGGGTCACCCGAATACCAAACGGTTTCACAAGCCGAGAGATATACATTGCAGTCGCTTCCCCTTCAATATTCGGATTGGTCGCTAAAATGAGTTCCTGTACCTCTTCATTTTCTAAACGCCTGAGCAATTCTGCGATGCGAATATCTTCTGGTCCGACTCCTTCCATAGGAGAAATCGCGCCATGCAACACATGATAGTACCCCGTAAATTCACGTGTTTTCTCCATCGCAATCAAATCTTTCGGCTCTTGCACGACACAAATGGTAGATATATCTCTTGATGTGTCGGAACAGATACGGCACGGGTCAACATCTGTAATGTTCTGACATACCGAGCAATAAAACAAATTCCGCTTCGCATTTACAAGCGCCTTGGCAATATCAAGCACATCATCTTCTTTCATGCCAAGCACGAAAAAGGCCAGACGGGCTGCCGTTTTCGGGCCGATGCCTGGCAATTTCATAAATCCATCAATCAATTTAGCTATCGGTTCGGGATAATACACGTATGCCTCCCTATGACCTAGAACATCCCCGGCATATTCATACCGCCTGTGAAACGTCCCATGCTTTTCGATGCCATCTCATCGGCTTTATTGAGCGCTTCCGTTACCGCAGCCAGCACAAGATCTTCGAGCATTTCAACATCATCCGGGTCAACCGCTTCCGGCTTGATCTTCACTTCAAGAATTTCCTTCTGACCATTCGCCTTCACAGTTACCATGCCGCCGCCAGATGTTCCTTCTACGGTCTGTTCCTTCAGCTCTTCTTGCGCCTTTTGCATTTGCTGCTGCATTTTCTTAACTTGCTTCATCATATTTTGCATATTTCCGCCACCAAACATATTGTGTTCCTCCTAATCTTTTATGTCCACAAGGTCTTCGCCAAACAACTTTATCGCTTCATCAACCAGTGGCTCTGCTTCGGGAGCAGATACCGACTCCTCTCCCGATCCTTTCTCTGGCAAAACGGCTGCCTGCCGAATCTCCTGCCACTGACTTTCCATCAAGGTAAATAATTCAACAGGACGATTTATAAATCCTTTTACAACTTCTTCAAGTAACTTCTTATTTAATTCGCGTGATGTTGTCTCACAATGAATCACGCTCTTAAAGCAGACCACGATTCCATCCTGAGAGAGTGCAACCGGCTTGCCATCAAGGAGCCAGGCATGCAGTTGGATGCTGCGTGATTTAACTGTCCCAAGAATGTCCGGCCAGATGGACTGTAACTTCCGTAATTGTGGCTCAATCGAATGAACCGCCACATCTTGAATGCGACTAACCGGAATTTTGACTGTCGGCTGAAGGCTGGAACGACGCTTTTCTGGACGAGTCGGTTGCGACACGGGTGAAGCTGAGCTTCCGTCTGTTTCCATCTGCTTAAGGCGCTTCTCCAGTATATCAATTCGCTGTAGAAGCTGTGCCACATCCGCAGATAAAACAGCAGGGGCGCCTGACGGATTCTCTCCACCCCCCATAACTTCCTGTTCAGAACCTGTCGCTTGGCAAAGCTGAATCAGAATCAGCTCGAGCATAATCCGCGGCTGACTGGCCCACTTCATCTCACTCTTCGCCCGGTTCAACTGCTCAATAACAGCGAAAATGTGCGGACGTACCAGGCTGTCTGCTAGCTTTGCGAATTCTGGTTCCAGTATGATCCGGTCCTGAATCTCTTCTAACGCTGGCGCTGTTTTATACAGCAGGAGGTCCCGGAAGTAAAAGAGTAAATCATCCAGAAACTGCTCCGGGCTTTTACCTTCTTGCACAAGGCGGCGAACAATGTCGAGTGCCGTAGCAGTTGCCCCATCCTGGATTGCCGTAACCGTCTCACTCAACAAACCATGGGAAGCGGCACCCGTAATGGCGATCACATCTTCAAGATCAATCTGTTCGCCACCGAACGAAAGAGCCTGATCAAGCAAGCTCAATGCATCCCTCATCCCACCTTCTGCCATACGTGCAATAAATGTCAGCGCCTGATCTGAAATCTGGACGTGTTCCGCTTCGACTGCCTCGCGCATCCGCTTCACAATTGCTCCACTTCCGATACGTCGGAAATCAAACCGCTGACAGCGGGAAATAATCGTAGCCGGAAGCTTATGTGGATCTGTCGTTGCCAGAATAAAAATCACATGGGCTGGCGGTTCTTCCAACGTTTTCAGTAAGGCGTTAAACGCTTCCGTCGTCAGCATGTGCACTTCATCAATAATATATACTTTATACCGTACTTGAGTCGGCGCATACTTCACTTTATCACGAATATCCCGAATTTCTTCAATTCGTCGATTCGAAGCAGCGTCAATCTCCATGACATCGACAACAGAGCCTTCTGTAATTCCACGGCAGGCCGCACATTCGTTGCAGGGTTCCGCTGCCGGACCCTGTTCACAGTTAATCGCCTTCGCCATCACTTTGGCTGCACTAGTCTTACCGGTACCGCGCGGCCCATTAAATAAGTACGCATGAGAAAAACGCTGCTCTTTAATTGCGTTTTGCAGCGTACGAGTGATGTGTTCCTGGCCTACGATATCATGAAATGTCTGCGGCCGCCAAACACGATATAATGCACGATATGTCATGTTTGCCTCTCCGCTTTCTTGTCCATATATGCTACCTAACCATATACGGAACTAAGATAATCAATACTAGTATGATTATATCATTGAACACACTTTATGGGAAAGAGGTGGGGAGTGATCAACAGGAAGGAAGGATAATATGAAAAGTCGTACCGAACCCTTTGCTTGAAACTCGGATGCTACCACCCATATCATGTATAATTTTCTGACAAACTGGCAACCCTAGCCCAGTCCCGTTTTCTTTTGTCGTAAAAAAGGGCTCAAAAATCTTATCAGCTAAATACGGCGGAATTCCCTGCCCACTATCATGTATCGTAATCTCCAAATTCCCATGATTGGAGACAATACGTACAGTGAGTTCTCCTTTGCCACCCATCGCCTCGATTCCATTTTTGGATATATTCAAGAATACCTGCTTTAATAGTTCTCCATCCCCCATAATGTGCGGAAGATATTCTTCCTGCTCCATTCTAACCTCAATTCCCTGTAAAAGCGCTTCATTTTTTACAATCGGTAAAATCTCACACATCACCTGCTTAATATCAACAAGCTTGTACTGAATCTTTTTCTGCTTACTCAGTAATAAAAACTCGCTGACCAGATCATTAATCCGCTTGATTTCCATCAGCATAATATCTGTATAACTCTTCTCTTTTTGCATACCCGCTTTTTCAAGTGATTCCCGCATCATCTGAAGGAAGCCATTAATGGATGTAAGCGGATTACGAATTTCATGCGCTGTGCCAGCTGCAATCTGTCCGATCATAGCCAGGCGATCACTACGTTCGATTTTCTCTTCGAGTGAACGCATATTCGTGATGTTTTTAAAAATATAATACCCACCCTTGATTTGACCCGCCGCATCACGAAATACATCTGAGTCTACAATCAGCTCGAACCGCTGTTCCCCGTTGTTCCACGAATAGGGCTTATCCGATACTGTAACACCGCTCAGCAGAGAAGAGGAAATAAACCCCTGTTCTTCTCCCATTCCCGGGAAAGCTTCTTCAATTGTCTTATTAATTACCTCAGTTTTACGCACCCCAAGAATGGTGCAGGCTTTATTGCTAATCTCCAAAATCCGGGCTTCCTTACTCAGTAAAATAATCCCCAGATTGATCTCACGAACGATTTGTTGATAAATAGACGGGAAAGCATCCGGCCCCTGTGCCTCTTGAATACCCGGGAGGATAATATAATGAATCGCATCTTCCCCATTCCCTCTGTAAATCATTAAATCGCACATGCACGTCTCACCGCTTTTTAACCGCAGTAAACTTCGCGGTGTCTGTAAGAAACGCTCGCGCATAATATCGCAGTAGGAAAGCCAAGCTTCAAATGAGTCTTTCGTTACGAATAAATCCTGGTATGTCTTTTGCTTAATTTCTTCATATGTATGGCCGGTTGCCTGAAGCAAGATTGCATTCGCTTCTACAATGTGGCCCTGTCCGTTAAAAAATACAGCAGCAAATGGCATCGTATGCAGATGTATTTCTAATTCATCCATGCCGATCTCTAAGTAAAATGAATTGCTAGACATTACATCGTTCCTCCACAAACTAGAGATAATTGCCATTTTGTCGGTATATGTTAACTATACTAATTCGTTTTTCTTTTCTTATTTCCTTTCTTTTCCGTAAAAAATAAGAACTCCTGGTGTAAAATACACCAGGAGTTCTATAAAAATGAACCGCACACCTATCTTCGATACGTACATCCGAGCGGCCCCGTGTAGTTAGCTCAAACCAGGCACCCCTGCGGCACACGAAAGATACCACTTATGGCTGCTTCCTTCCGGACCTGACCAGGTTCATGGGCTTTCGTTGCGCAGGACCCGGTTCTCAACACCACTTGCACGGACCTGACCCCACATGTTACGCACCTCTGATAGGAATTCAACCCCGCTACAGCGGATTGCGGGTTACAGGGCACCGCTACCTCCCCATCTAGTGCGGAAACTTATACGCTTTTATTAGGCAGTGTTAACTGCCCATTCATCATAACAAAAACAGAACAGATGTGCAAGCTGGTCGATTAAGGAAGCGAATCCAGTCTGTATCGTACTGACTCTACCCATTCGATTTGTTCAGCTGTCAGAACCATTCGTTCCCCTTCTTTTATAATCGTTGGATTCATCGGTGTATCTGCCTGCACCTGTATAACCTGCCAGACAGTTTGATCGGTTAATCGCACCTCACTTCCGACAGGAAACGGATTCAGAAGCCAGCGATACGTCTGCAGCTGATTCATGTCATGCTCCCATATGTACGTCACCAGCTGTTCATATGCTTTTTTTGGTTCGATCCAGCCATTCTTGATCGTTGCAAATAGCTGTTGTGCATAATAGCGCGCATAGCTTTCATCTGGACTCGGCTTCCCCGCGAGAATACATGCCTGCTGAAGCAAACTTGCTGTATACAAAATCGCAACCTGATGTACAAAATCAGAAAAATCATCTGGAGTATGAATGCAGAGTTGTCTAACAATTAGTCGTGGAAGGGAAACGTTTTTCTTTAACTCTCGCAGCATTAGCCCATGATCATGCAGGAATAACACGCTGTTTATTGAGGAGTCAAGCTTTTGGATAATCCGTATAATTTCCTCTTCAGCGGCGCTCATTACCTTCACCCCATTCAAGCAAAAGCATCGTATAATCGTCTTCCCGTATCGGATGCTCCTTCTGAATTTCCTGTTTGAGCTGCATCTGTAGCGGATCTAGCTCACGGTAATCTGATGATCGAAAAACTTTCGTCAACCTCTCAATCCGCTTTGCATTTCCTTCCGGATCATTTCCTTTCTCATACACACCGTCTGTCATAAGCATAAGACGGCCCGTCTTTCCTACTGCCAATTTCTTTGTTTCATGTCGATTTGTCTCAATAATACCAAGCGGCAAAGAAGTAGACCGCAGGCAATGCAAGATATCCGCTTCTGTATCAAGCACATACCCATTTGGATGACCTGCATTCGCATACTCCATAGTTCCAGCTGATATATCTACTACCACATACATGCAGCTCACAAACATCGTATCCGGGAGGCGGAAGAATAGGCGACAAAGATGGGAATTAAGTTCCTTCATAACCGTGGCAGGATCGGTTACTTTCATAGCCAGTCCGCGTAAAAGCGTACGAATGGCCATCGTAATTAAAGAAGCTGAAAAGCCATGACCCGACACATCCAGCAAGAATAATGCCGCCTTGCCGTCGTCAAGTGAAATAAACTCGAATAAGTCCCCGCCGAGAAGGTAGTAAGGCTGGTGGATGTACGTAAAGCGAATAGCTCCGCTCTTAATTTCCTGAGGATACAGACTTTTCTGAACGAGAGTGGCGATATTCAGCTCTTTTTGTACAGCGTGAAATCGACTCATACGTTCGTTCAAGCTACGGGCATGTGCGATGTACTTCTGAACCATCAGGCGAACTTCACGCACATCAAGAGGATAAGAAAAAATATAGGAGACTCCACGATCAAAGTACAACAGTCTATCTTCAAAATACAATCCTGGACAATCAAGCAAAATAGGTAAAAGCGGCTCAACGTTCCGTAGCTCATGAATGGCTTCTTTAAGGTTTTCCGCTTTTTCTGCACTCGCAGCACTGACCAATACTAGCTCAACGGTCATAATCCGTTCCATAATGCGCCGCAAATGTGATATATCCTCTACCTCCAACAATCGATACTGCATGGAAAGAAAAGAACGCATCAGCGGCTGGGGCGTTCCAAGAAGCAGAATAGTTCCAGCAGATTCTGACATAAAAACAGACACACCTTTTCTATGAATTTTTCATCGTAGACAACTAGTAAAAGACAGCGGTCCCCTATAGCGGAATCGCTGTCTTACTAGCTGCCAATCTTTTTGTCAAAATTAACAAGGCGATGAATTTCATCTAGCGTTTTTACGGAACGGGTAAACCCTTCTTTCCCCTGTGTGATGGAGTGACTGACCTCAATGAGAAGTCCTGTTAGTTCCGTTAGATCAAGGCTGTCTGTATACGATTCAAGCTCATTAATTTTTATAACCATATCACGCCCCAGCTGATCACTATAAGGCTGATTAGCCATGGCCTGAAGTTCGGTCGTAAGCGTTCGAACAAGCGGTGCTAGTTGTCCCCGAGACGGTGAGAATGATTCTGGGCGCTTAATTACCCGGCCTTCACGATTAATAACCAGGCCATTCGTGTAGTGAGCATCTCCGGTTAATGGATCAATCGACATTTTATCGGGACGGCCTTTACGTGGTTTATCTAGCGGCTTCTCAAACGGCTGCTCTACAACAGAAAATACTTCCTGAATGCGAGCCATTCTTGGGTCTGATACTGGAATTTTTTCATGCTGTACGACTTCATGGTACAGGTTTTTGCGCATTTCTTGCTCGAATTCGGAAGGGGTAGCATTGTCGTCAACATTGACCTGATAAGGTGATGGATTCGCAGGAGCTATCTCTTCCGGCT includes the following:
- a CDS encoding pro-sigmaK processing inhibitor BofA family protein, producing MNGWTIGVAVAIAISVFLLMNQAAWRPIKWIGWGLGNLVVGSIMLFLFNLAGQSISFHLPVNPVTVTITGFLGVPGLATLVVIKQFLL
- a CDS encoding CPBP family intramembrane glutamic endopeptidase; the encoded protein is MAKNRRWEQVAVVSSILLLLGYISAQVFHFSTLRLVVTEQGLWRIVATGEASRWLAFSVLGLSVLPIFVFVPALIKVRRRRLLLWERELTGTDLLYYFALYQAFTGATYILYEFVDGSFFQADTPGGLIESLLMQIIMLVCGLILFAGRMDELGFVRPTRMFSMIGAVVGFYLASLFLLDRLVTIPIAQGLHVDLYSWREEQISGGVTEAKSLGMMMGLLEITLIGMFVPIAEEMMFRGVLQTAITNRLGAAAGIIGSSLLFGIFHVDPVFFPSLFIMGIILGWLRHHYQSIWASILFHSLNNSVTVLIYFLKK
- the recR gene encoding recombination mediator RecR, whose amino-acid sequence is MYYPEPIAKLIDGFMKLPGIGPKTAARLAFFVLGMKEDDVLDIAKALVNAKRNLFYCSVCQNITDVDPCRICSDTSRDISTICVVQEPKDLIAMEKTREFTGYYHVLHGAISPMEGVGPEDIRIAELLRRLENEEVQELILATNPNIEGEATAMYISRLVKPFGIRVTRIAHGLPVGGDLEYADEVTISKALEGRREL
- a CDS encoding YbaB/EbfC family nucleoid-associated protein, with translation MFGGGNMQNMMKQVKKMQQQMQKAQEELKEQTVEGTSGGGMVTVKANGQKEILEVKIKPEAVDPDDVEMLEDLVLAAVTEALNKADEMASKSMGRFTGGMNMPGMF
- the dnaX gene encoding DNA polymerase III subunit gamma/tau is translated as MTYRALYRVWRPQTFHDIVGQEHITRTLQNAIKEQRFSHAYLFNGPRGTGKTSAAKVMAKAINCEQGPAAEPCNECAACRGITEGSVVDVMEIDAASNRRIEEIRDIRDKVKYAPTQVRYKVYIIDEVHMLTTEAFNALLKTLEEPPAHVIFILATTDPHKLPATIISRCQRFDFRRIGSGAIVKRMREAVEAEHVQISDQALTFIARMAEGGMRDALSLLDQALSFGGEQIDLEDVIAITGAASHGLLSETVTAIQDGATATALDIVRRLVQEGKSPEQFLDDLLFYFRDLLLYKTAPALEEIQDRIILEPEFAKLADSLVRPHIFAVIEQLNRAKSEMKWASQPRIMLELILIQLCQATGSEQEVMGGGENPSGAPAVLSADVAQLLQRIDILEKRLKQMETDGSSASPVSQPTRPEKRRSSLQPTVKIPVSRIQDVAVHSIEPQLRKLQSIWPDILGTVKSRSIQLHAWLLDGKPVALSQDGIVVCFKSVIHCETTSRELNKKLLEEVVKGFINRPVELFTLMESQWQEIRQAAVLPEKGSGEESVSAPEAEPLVDEAIKLFGEDLVDIKD
- a CDS encoding ATP-binding protein, coding for MSSNSFYLEIGMDELEIHLHTMPFAAVFFNGQGHIVEANAILLQATGHTYEEIKQKTYQDLFVTKDSFEAWLSYCDIMRERFLQTPRSLLRLKSGETCMCDLMIYRGNGEDAIHYIILPGIQEAQGPDAFPSIYQQIVREINLGIILLSKEARILEISNKACTILGVRKTEVINKTIEEAFPGMGEEQGFISSSLLSGVTVSDKPYSWNNGEQRFELIVDSDVFRDAAGQIKGGYYIFKNITNMRSLEEKIERSDRLAMIGQIAAGTAHEIRNPLTSINGFLQMMRESLEKAGMQKEKSYTDIMLMEIKRINDLVSEFLLLSKQKKIQYKLVDIKQVMCEILPIVKNEALLQGIEVRMEQEEYLPHIMGDGELLKQVFLNISKNGIEAMGGKGELTVRIVSNHGNLEITIHDSGQGIPPYLADKIFEPFFTTKENGTGLGLPVCQKIIHDMGGSIRVSSKGFGTTFHIILPSC
- a CDS encoding PP2C family protein-serine/threonine phosphatase translates to MSESAGTILLLGTPQPLMRSFLSMQYRLLEVEDISHLRRIMERIMTVELVLVSAASAEKAENLKEAIHELRNVEPLLPILLDCPGLYFEDRLLYFDRGVSYIFSYPLDVREVRLMVQKYIAHARSLNERMSRFHAVQKELNIATLVQKSLYPQEIKSGAIRFTYIHQPYYLLGGDLFEFISLDDGKAALFLLDVSGHGFSASLITMAIRTLLRGLAMKVTDPATVMKELNSHLCRLFFRLPDTMFVSCMYVVVDISAGTMEYANAGHPNGYVLDTEADILHCLRSTSLPLGIIETNRHETKKLAVGKTGRLMLMTDGVYEKGNDPEGNAKRIERLTKVFRSSDYRELDPLQMQLKQEIQKEHPIREDDYTMLLLEWGEGNERR